Genomic window (Gasterosteus aculeatus chromosome 1, fGasAcu3.hap1.1, whole genome shotgun sequence):
ACAATGGTGTAGAGCGATAGGTTGGAAAACAGATGAcatagtatatatataatacaagaGGAAACGAATAAAACATTCCCGACGCAGTTGAAACAAGCTCACCACAATGTGATAATATCAAAAAATTCAGACTAATTGTAATAACGACATTTTAATTACAAATACGTCACATGCTGTGCAGGATGCAGAGACTATACTCCTCCGCCATCTAGCGGCGGAGCTGCGCAGCGCATGTGAATATTACACACGTCATTTGATAATAAGGAAGTAGCGGCTAAGCAAACGGCACGAGTCGGGAAGATTTTGTTGTGCGAGCCCAGAACAAGACAACCTTCTTGCCTCCATCGGCTCTTTCTAGCTAGACTAGATGTAATTCGTCTCCCGGTGGTTGTTATGGAGAGATACTCACTCCAGAAAGTCATCGGCGAGGGGTCTTTTGGTCGGGCTTTGTTAGTCCGCTGCAAAAGCACTCAGGAGAAGTATGTGGTCAAGGAGGTCCAGCTGCCGAAGGTATTTTCAGACACGCATATAACTACTGCGAAATAATTGTAACTCAAACGGAACCCCCCCAAACGCATCAAGCctttgttataaaaaaaacaacaacaacaaaaacattctaGTTATAAACAGTGTTTTACGCGCAAGGAGATGTTGGATTTGCACCAGCGTGTAAAACCATCCTGCTTGCAGACCCCCTCATTCCAGACTGTTGTGTCCCCGGGGTCGGGTACACTACCAGATTGCGGCCTAGCACCGAGACGTGGAGACTGATTGTTTTGTTCAATAGAGAATGCATCCATGAttgtatttgcatttttataGAATCCCTCCAAATTGGAGAATTCGCGGAGAGAAGCCATCCTGCTGTCAAGAATGAAACATCCTCATATCGTGGCCTTCAGGGAGGCATTCGAAGGTAATCACAAAGATAACTCTCTGATAACAAGACATACAGTTATTGTGGTTTTGGACTGCAGCGCAGacattgtgattgtgtttgttcaGCTGACGACCTCCTGTGTATTGTTATGGAGTACTGCAGTGCAGGAGATCTGCTCCAGAGGATCCGGCAACAAAAAACGACGCAGTTCCGCGTTGAAGATGTAAGCCTCGACCTCATCCGACTATTCCCACCGTGTTTATGTTTCACATGGAACCACAtgtagtttgtgttttatttattgttatctTTCGTTTCCAGATCTTGAGGTGGTTTGCTCAAATGTGTGCTGCCGCGGTGCACATCCACGACAAGCGGGTTTTGCACAGAGATCTGAAGTCCAAGGTAGCAGTAGTCTGCAGACATCGTAGTTTATAGCGATTGTACATGTCGATACTTTCCGTTGCGTGTCTGAACAGGAAGTTCATCTAATCTCATCAGTGTGAGAGGTGTGGAGTAAATCGAACAATGATGAAATTGCTGATGGAGCTAAGATGACAACATCACCTGCCACGTGCTTAATATCATCATTGTGGCTGCTCTTGTTTTGTCCTCGCGTCTAGTCATcacttctttttcatttccgtACCCAGAACATTTTCCTGACAGATAATGGGACAATCAAGCTTGGGGACTTTGGTTCGGCGTGTATTCTGAACAGGTACAGGAAGAGAACAGCCacaatttgaatgttttcttttttacatcaaTGCTcaatttgctgctgctgctgcatttgTGATGtgatcattttcttttattattatgttgcaGCTCGAAGGCATACGCACATACATATGTTGGGACACCGTATTATGTGGCTCCGGAAATCTGGGACAACAAACCATACAACAATAAGAGGTATTTTACCAAGTTCGTCttacttttaaatataaaatacatttaacctTAATCACTTGGATCAATGCCAATTTAAGGAAAATGGGTCATTGCAACAGAGAGTATTAATTGGgtaacccaaccccccccccccccccatttataGAACCAAAGAAAatctaatgaataaatatatttagtaaAATGTGGTACAGGGGTCCATATACATACAAGACACCATCCGGGCTAACGGTGGTCTATGAGGAATATTAGGCACACTAGTCTATGAATTATGAGATTTCTGCAGAATGTGCACATCATTTACGTTTCTGAGCATCAGTGCAGAATATTTCCAATATTATTTCCCACGAGGGAAATTTAGCCttgcaagtaacagacatgaGGTAAAGAGGAGCAGGATACaaacattagaatgtctaatcaCAATATGTACATTATATGTACATTATTACTGCATAATTACGAGCACGAACCATTTCCAAAAATCCAGCTATCAAAGGTCAGGAGAGTATTTCAAAAAcggcaaaagaaagaaattgtcATGATCTCTCCTCAATTTCCATGTTCGCTAAGACTTTCCTTTCCGGATTGACGATCCATCCGCGTACAGCAGCAGCCACACGCTTGGAGACGCACTTGAATGAGAGTGTGTGTCCAAAGCCATGATGCGTCTCATCATGCGGCTTCTCTTTTTCCCCCTGCCTGTACGTGACTAATGTCTGGAGTGGATGAATAaccctctctgtgtttgtgtgtcctgcagTGATGTGTGGTCTCTGGGCTGCGTTCTCTACGAGCTCTGCACCCTGCGACACCCGGTACTTCCCCTTTCTCCTTCTCGCCGCTCCAAATATCGTCAATGAAACTTTGTGTGCGATGTTCCGGCTGCCCCCTCTCAGATCACAGCCAGATATCACAAAGCACTGTTGTAGAATGATGGCGGGCCGCGAAGCCTCACCCCTCCCTCTTTGCGTGTCCAGTTCCAGGCGTCCAGCTGGAGGAGCCTGATCCTTAAGGTGTGTCGGGGTGCGtaccctcccctccccggtcGCCTTCCCTACGAGCTGCAGTATTTGCTCAAGCAGATGTTTAAGACGAACCCAAAAGACAGGCCGTCCCTGCACAGCATCCTGACCTCCCACCGCGTTTCCAGACTCCTGCGTGCGCACCTGCCCCCCCAGGTACGGGCGCAGCCAACACACACTCGCCGCAGACATTTCAACCCGAGGGGGATTTCCTTCACGGCCGCTCGTGCATCAGCCCGACACGCCGTGGTGTCAACGTGGAGACGTCAAGCCCTTGCACAACTTTCCCCGGGGGGAACGTGGCCCTCGCTGTTGGCGCAGATGGCCACGTCTTGGCGTCACGCTGTGTGTCGCGATTTACTGCAGCGCTTTGAATCTCGCACAGGCGCTGGAGACGCAGGAGCAGGGGAGGCGCACAGGTCGGTGgaacagggaggaggggaagaacgTGGCTGGTCTCCTTGGAGAGAAGAGTTTAATAGAAATGTCAACATGTGAAGGTAGAGTTGAGCAGtgctgtcaacaacaacaacaaaaaagaaaatgatgttatgtttgtttttacattcagTTAAGAGACCTTTTACTTCAGCAGAGGAGTTCGCCGAAGCCCGCTGCGAAAGCAGAAGGCCGGTTCCCCGAAAGCGGTGGGCGGCTGAGCCGTCGGACACCGCGCGCCAGATGTTGGCCGATGCCAGCCTCGCCTCGTCCGACAGCGAGCCATCCACCGACCAGCCAGGTACAGGACAGTTGCAGCAACGTCCAACCGCGCAGGAGGACGTACAGCACCAGAGTGTAATCAGCTGTGTCCCTGTTTTTTTCCCGGGTGCGTCAGAGGAGCCGGAGGGCAGCAGGCCGAGGAGACGATGGGAAAAGGATCCTCCCGAGAGGCTTCTGGCTCTGCTGGAGAAGGCCCGGCTCAGCAGAGCCTCCAGCACCTTTTTGATACACTCAGGAGGTCTGATGACGTCTCAATACGTGGTATTTGGTTTTCGTCGAAGTCATTTCCCCTCTCGTTAGACTATAGACAGTCCTCTCGGGCTTCTCTTTTTGCAGTCGCCGACCCCCTGGTGGGACCCCTCTCCCAGCCGCGGGGGGACGACACGGACGGCGGTGAGCCCAATGTGGCCGAGGACGAGGAGCGACTGCAGCCGCGCTCCGACGACGAGGACACGTGAGTCCCCTTAACTCCTTAATCATCCGTCCGGTTTCATTCTATCCTAATACTCGTTACTGAAATGCTCTTTAAATGTGAATGCATAAAGGGCGGGTGGATTGTGGGGGTGTAAATCTCTGTTTGAATGCATGGAATGcatcgtttctttttttgtacgaTCTCTATTATGATAACAGAGTTCAAATGTATCGGTTCTCCTCGCTTCACAGAGACTTTGAAGAGGACTCTGCGTGCGACTGGATGGAGGAAGTTGAGAAAATGTTTTCGGAACACTAAAGCCTCGTTTTGTCCTGAGCCTGCACAATCAAA
Coding sequences:
- the nek3 gene encoding serine/threonine-protein kinase Nek3 isoform X1; the protein is MERYSLQKVIGEGSFGRALLVRCKSTQEKYVVKEVQLPKNPSKLENSRREAILLSRMKHPHIVAFREAFEADDLLCIVMEYCSAGDLLQRIRQQKTTQFRVEDILRWFAQMCAAAVHIHDKRVLHRDLKSKNIFLTDNGTIKLGDFGSACILNSSKAYAHTYVGTPYYVAPEIWDNKPYNNKSDVWSLGCVLYELCTLRHPFQASSWRSLILKVCRGAYPPLPGRLPYELQYLLKQMFKTNPKDRPSLHSILTSHRVSRLLRAHLPPQALETQEQGRRTGRWNREEGKNVAGLLGEKSLIEMSTCEAEEFAEARCESRRPVPRKRWAAEPSDTARQMLADASLASSDSEPSTDQPEEPEGSRPRRRWEKDPPERLLALLEKARLSRASSTFLIHSGVADPLVGPLSQPRGDDTDGGEPNVAEDEERLQPRSDDEDTDFEEDSACDWMEEVEKMFSEH
- the nek3 gene encoding serine/threonine-protein kinase Nek3 isoform X2; translated protein: MERYSLQKVIGEGSFGRALLVRCKSTQEKYVVKEVQLPKNPSKLENSRREAILLSRMKHPHIVAFREAFEADDLLCIVMEYCSAGDLLQRIRQQKTTQFRVEDILRWFAQMCAAAVHIHDKRVLHRDLKSKNIFLTDNGTIKLGDFGSACILNSSKAYAHTYVGTPYYVAPEIWDNKPYNNKSDVWSLGCVLYELCTLRHPFQASSWRSLILKVCRGAYPPLPGRLPYELQYLLKQMFKTNPKDRPSLHSILTSHRVSRLLRAHLPPQALETQEQGRRTGRWNREEGKNVAGLLGEKSLIEMSTCEEEFAEARCESRRPVPRKRWAAEPSDTARQMLADASLASSDSEPSTDQPEEPEGSRPRRRWEKDPPERLLALLEKARLSRASSTFLIHSGVADPLVGPLSQPRGDDTDGGEPNVAEDEERLQPRSDDEDTDFEEDSACDWMEEVEKMFSEH